In one window of Duganella dendranthematis DNA:
- the hisC gene encoding histidinol-phosphate transaminase, whose translation MTKNYGPEYIRAIAPYQAGKPIAEVAREFGLNEANIIKLASNENPFGVPESAKQAMADAVAELGRYPDANGFDLKGALSKRYDVPADWITLGNGSNDILEIAAHALVERGQSIVYSQYSFAIYALAAQGVGAQHVVTPAKAYGHDLAAMLAAIRDDTRLVFIANPNNPTGTFIPAAEIEDFLAKVPSHVVVVLDEAYNEFLAPQDQFESAEWVKKYPNLLVSRTFSKAYGLAGLRVGFAIAQPALTDLLNRVRQPFNVNSLAQAAAIAALNDKDFLQKGAENNTAGYQQYVAAFDKLGLQYVPSFGNFVLVKVGDDAGAGARVNLSLLKQGVIVRPVGGYGLPEWLRVSIGLPEENEAFIEALTVALAE comes from the coding sequence ATGACCAAGAACTACGGCCCGGAATACATCCGCGCTATCGCTCCTTACCAAGCCGGCAAACCGATCGCGGAAGTCGCGCGTGAATTCGGCCTGAATGAAGCCAACATCATCAAGCTGGCCTCGAACGAAAATCCGTTCGGCGTACCGGAATCGGCCAAACAGGCCATGGCCGACGCCGTGGCGGAACTGGGTCGCTACCCTGACGCCAACGGCTTCGACCTGAAAGGCGCGCTGTCCAAACGCTACGACGTGCCGGCGGACTGGATCACGCTGGGCAACGGTTCCAACGACATTCTGGAAATCGCCGCGCACGCGCTGGTGGAACGTGGCCAGTCGATCGTCTACTCGCAGTATTCGTTCGCGATTTATGCGCTGGCGGCGCAGGGCGTCGGCGCGCAGCACGTCGTCACGCCGGCCAAGGCCTATGGCCACGATCTGGCGGCAATGCTGGCGGCGATCCGCGACGACACGCGCCTGGTGTTCATCGCCAACCCGAACAACCCGACCGGCACCTTTATTCCGGCCGCCGAGATCGAGGACTTCCTGGCCAAGGTGCCGTCGCATGTGGTGGTGGTGCTGGACGAGGCGTACAACGAATTCCTGGCGCCGCAAGACCAGTTCGAGTCGGCGGAGTGGGTCAAGAAGTATCCCAACCTGCTGGTATCGCGCACCTTCTCGAAGGCGTACGGCCTGGCCGGTCTGCGCGTGGGCTTTGCGATTGCGCAGCCGGCGCTGACGGATCTGCTGAACCGCGTGCGCCAGCCGTTCAACGTCAACTCGCTGGCGCAGGCTGCGGCCATCGCGGCGCTGAACGACAAGGACTTCCTGCAGAAGGGTGCAGAGAACAACACCGCCGGCTACCAGCAATACGTGGCGGCGTTCGACAAGCTGGGACTGCAGTACGTGCCGTCGTTCGGTAACTTTGTGCTGGTCAAGGTCGGCGACGACGCCGGCGCCGGCGCGCGCGTGAATCTGTCGTTGCTGAAGCAGGGCGTGATCGTGCGTCCGGTAGGCGGCTATGGCTTGCCGGAGTGGCTGCGCGTGTCCATCGGCCTGCCGGAAGAGAACGAAGCTTTCATCGAGGCGCTGACGGTCGCGTTGGCGGAGTAA
- a CDS encoding prephenate dehydrogenase, translating to MLNKVVIFGVGLIGGSFALALKKAGAVRQVVGVGRSAASMARALELGIIDSIGVTGEPSLAAALHGADLVLLAAPVAQTAAILATIAPHLAAGAIVTDAGSTKSDVVAAARQALGDKVAQFVPGHPIAGRETNGPDAAIDHLYIGKKVVLTALAENSEADIERVAAAWRACGALIHRLTPEEHDKVFAAVSHLPHLLAYALVDDVANKPHADLLFQYAASGFRDFTRIAGSSPEMWRDISLANQPALLAELDAYMAQLTQLRAHLAAHDGAALERVYSNAQHARHQWITAIEAAEAPQSPDKAG from the coding sequence ATGCTGAACAAAGTCGTTATATTTGGCGTAGGCCTGATTGGCGGTTCGTTTGCGCTGGCGCTGAAAAAAGCCGGTGCGGTGCGCCAGGTTGTCGGCGTCGGCCGCTCGGCGGCGTCGATGGCGCGGGCGCTGGAGCTGGGCATCATCGACAGCATCGGCGTCACTGGCGAACCATCGCTGGCCGCTGCGCTGCATGGCGCCGACCTGGTGCTGCTGGCCGCGCCGGTGGCGCAAACCGCAGCGATCCTGGCGACGATTGCGCCACATCTGGCGGCAGGCGCCATCGTCACGGACGCCGGCAGCACCAAGTCGGACGTGGTGGCTGCCGCGCGCCAGGCGCTGGGTGACAAAGTCGCGCAGTTTGTGCCCGGCCATCCGATTGCCGGCCGCGAGACCAATGGTCCCGACGCCGCCATCGACCATCTGTACATCGGCAAGAAAGTGGTGCTGACTGCGCTGGCAGAAAACAGCGAGGCGGATATTGAGCGCGTGGCCGCTGCGTGGCGTGCCTGCGGTGCCCTGATCCATCGCCTGACGCCCGAAGAGCATGACAAGGTGTTTGCGGCGGTGAGTCATCTGCCGCATTTGCTGGCGTACGCGCTGGTGGACGATGTGGCCAACAAGCCGCATGCGGATTTGCTGTTCCAGTACGCCGCCAGCGGCTTCCGCGATTTCACGCGCATCGCCGGCTCGTCGCCGGAGATGTGGCGCGACATCAGCCTGGCCAACCAGCCGGCCTTATTGGCGGAGCTGGACGCGTACATGGCACAATTGACGCAGTTGCGCGCGCACCTGGCTGCCCACGACGGAGCCGCGCTGGAGCGTGTTTACAGCAACGCTCAGCATGCGCGTCACCAATGGATCACGGCGATAGAAGCCGCCGAGGCGCCGCAGTCGCCGGATAAAGCAG